The genomic region GCGGCGCTGGATCCCGAGGTGATCGACCACGATCCGCATCTGGCCCTGTTCGGCGGCCCGGACGGGCTGGACGTGATCCGCCCGACGATCGGCACCATCGCCCGGCTGCTGCGTCCGGGCGGCGTGACCGCCGTGGAGCACGACGATTCGCACGGCTCCCGCGTCGCCGACCTGTTCGACGTGCACGACGACTTCCTGGACGTGGACGAACACCCCGATCTCGCGGGCCGGCCGCGGTTCGTCACCGCGCGGCGCATGCCCACCACCTGATCGGAAAACCGCCACCGCCCGCCGGTGGCGGTTTTTTCGGCTGGTAATTACCTCTGGTTCAGAGGTATTCTCGGAATATGAGTCGTTCGTCCAGCTCAGGATCCGCCGCGGCCGACGCGGAGCTGGTCGGTGCGCTGCTCGGCTCGTTCGGGCGGTTCCGGCGGCAGGTGGCGCGGCTGGCGGGCCGATCGTTCGACCGGTCCGGGGTCAGCGATTCGCAGGCCGAGTTCCTGCGCCTGGTGGGCCGCAATCCGGGCATCTCGGTGAAGGCCGCCGCGGCCGAGATGGGGTTGGCGGCCAACAGCGTCTCCACCTTCGTCACCGCCCTGGTACACGCGGATCTGCTGATGCGCGAACAGGATCCGGCCGATCGCCGGGTCACCCGGCTGAGCCTGCCGGTGCCGGTGCAGCGGCTCGTGGACGAAACCCGCAGGCGCCGACACACATTCATCACCGCGGCACTGGACGAACTGACCGCCGAGGAGCGCGCCGACCTGATCCGCGGGCTCGCTGCGGTGAACAGGATGACCGATCTGCTGCACGAACGAGAACAAGGAGAGGTGAGCCGGTGACCTCCGATTCCCCTGCCGCCCCGCACGATTCGCCGGGTGGTGTCCCGGCGGTCGAATGCGTCGGGCTGACCCACCGCTACGGCGAGCATGCCGTCGTCGACAATCTGGACCTGAGCATCGATCGTGGCGAGGTGTTCGGCCTGCTCGGTCCCAACGGCGCCGGCAAGACCACCACCATCCGCCTGCTGGCCACCCTCATGCCGGTGCAGTCCGGCACGGTCCGGGTCCTCGGCTTCGAGGTCGGCAAGCGTGACACCGACATCCGCTACAACCTCGGCTACGTGCCGCAGCAGCTGTCGATCGAGGGCACGCTGACCGGACGGCAGAACGTCACCTGGTTCGCCCGGCTGTTCGACGTGCCGCGCGCCGAGCGGGCGGAGCGGGTCGACGAGGTACTGGCCGCCATGGACCTGCTCGACGTGGCCGATCGGCTCGCCGCGGGCTATTCCGGCGGCATGGTGCGCCGGCTGGAGCTGGCCCAGGCACTGGTCAACCGGCCCGCGCTGCTCATCCTGGACGAGCCGACCGTGGGCCTGGACCCGATCGCCCGCGACAGCGTCTGGGCCCGGGTGCGCGAACTGCGCGACCGGTTCCACACCACGGTGCTGCTGACCACTCATTACATGGCGGAGGCCGATGTGCTGTGCGATCGAATCGCACTGCTGCACAAGGGCGTCCTGCGGGCCGTGGGCGCACCGGCGGCCCTGAAGGCGGCGCTGGGCCCCGAGGCCACGCTGGAGGACGTGTTCCGGCACTACGCCGACGCGCGCCTGGTCGAAGAGAACGATTCCGAGGGAGGACTGCGCGGTGTCCGAAGCACGCGTCGAACCGCTCAGCGCGCCGGCTGAATTCCCGCCGCTGCGCCACGCCCCGCACGGCCCGGCACGATTGCTCGTGCTGGCCTCGCGGGTCGGCACTTTCGCACTCATCGAGTTGCAGAAATTGCGTCACGACCGCACCGAGCTGGTCACCCGGGCCGTGCAGCCCGCGCTGTGGATGCTGATCTTCGGCACCACATTCTCGCGGCTGCGCAGCATCCCGACCGGCTCGCTGCCCTATCTGGATTTCCTCGCGCCGGGCATCATCGCGCAGTCCGCGCTGTTCATCGCGATCTTCTACGGCATCCAGATCATCTGGGACCGGGACGCGGGGATCCTCAACAAACTGATGGTCACCCCCACCCCGCGGTCCGCGCTGATCGCCGGGAAATGCTTCGCCGCGGGGGTGCGCTCGGTCGCCCAGGTGGTGATCATCGTGGTGCTGTCGCTGGTGATGGGCGTGCACATGACGGTCAATCCGCTGAAGCTGCTCGGCGCGGTGGTCGCGGTGATGCTGGGCGCCTCGTTCTTCTCCTGTCTGTCGATGACCATCGCCGGGCTGGTCGGCCAGCGCGATCGGCTGATGGGGATCGGCCAGGCGATCACCATGCCGCTGTTCTTCGCCTCGAACGCGCTGTACCCGCTGGATCTGATGCCGGGCTGGTTGAAGGTGATCAGTCACATCAATCCGCTGAGCTACGAGGTGGAGATACTGCGCGGCCTGCTGGTCGGCGCCGGCTACCGGCTCTGGCTGGACCTGGGCGTGCTGATCCTCGCCGCGGTCGTCGGAATAGTCTGCGCCTCTTCGCTTCTGGGACGGCTCACCCGGTGACCGCCCGGACCGCCGCAGTCGCAACGGTCGCCCCGGCCGCCCGCGCGGCGGTGCCGAAGCAATAGACTCTGCGCCGTGAGTATCGTCTACGACTGCTCCGATCCCGATTCCCGATCCGCGGGTCTGACCGCCGCGCGGACCACGCTGAAATCCGGACGGCTGGCCGTCATCCCGACCGACACCGTGTACGGACTGGCCGCCGACGCGTTCGATTCCGCCGCGGTGAGTTCCCTGCTGGCGGCCAAGCGCCGCGGCCGGGACATGCCCGTCCCGGTCCTGGTGGGTTCGTGGAACACCATCGACGGGCTGGTGTTCCATGTGCAGCAGCAGACCCGCGACCTGATCCGCGCGTTCTGGCCGGGCGGCCTGAGCCTGGTGGTACAGCAGGCCCCGTCGCTGGCCTGGGACCTGGGTGACGCCCGCGGCACGGTGATGCTGCGGATGCCGCTGCATCCCGTCGCCCTGGAGCTGCTGCGCGAGGTGGGCCCGCTGGCGGTGTCCAGCGCGAACGTGTCCGGGCAGCCCGCGGCCGCCACGGTCGGCGAGGCCCGCGATCAGCTGGGCGAGCTGGTGGGGGTGTATCTGGACGGCGGCAAGGCCGAGCACGGCGTCGCCTCGACCATCGTGGATCTCACCGGCGACCGGCCACGCGTGCTGCGCGCCGGTGCGGTCACGGTGGATCAGGTCGCGGAGGTGCTGGGCATGCCGGCCGACGAGCTGACCGCCGAGCCGACGCGGTGACGGCCTGGTAGATGGTGTTCAGTCAGGGCGCGGTCGTCCCGCTGCGCGAGCTGTTGCTGGTACTGCTGATCTCGGCGGTGGCGACCATGCTGGCGGTCGGCGGGGTGCGGGTGCTCGCCATCGCCTTCGGTGCGGTCGCGATCCCGCGGGAACGGGATGTGCACACCAAACCGACGCCGCGGATGGGCGGCGTCGGCATGTACATCGGCATCGTCGCGGCGGTGTTGTTCGCGCATCAATTGCCGGCGCTGCGCCGGGGTTTCGATTTCGCGCCGGATATCCCCGCGGTGCTGGTCGCGGGCACGCTGATCGTGCTGGTCGGGATCATCGACGATCGCTGGGGATTGGACGCGTTCACGAAATTCGTGGGCCAGATCACGGCCGCCGGCGTGATGGCCGTGATGGGCCTGAGCTGGGTGCTGATCTACAACCCGTTCACGAACTCGACCGTGGTGCTGGACCAGTTGGTGGGTGGTCTCGCGACCGTCCTGATCACGGTCACCATGATCAACGCGATGAATTTCGTCGACGGTATGGACGGACTCGCGGCCGGACTGGGTTTGATCGCGGCCGTCGCGGTATTCGTGTTCTCCATCGGTTTGCTCTACGAACAGGGCGGTTCCACCGACACCTATCCGCCGGCCCTGCTCGCGGCCGCGCTCGCCGGTGCCTGCCTGGGATTTCTGCCGCACAATTTCCAGCCGGCCCGGATATTCATGGGGGATTCCGGCTCGATGCTGATCGGCCTGATGCTGGCCGCGATCTCGACCGGCGCCTCCGGGCGAATTCCGCTGCAGGGATACGGCACGCGCGACATCGTGGGTCTGCTGTCGCCGTTGTTCCTGGTCGGCGCGGTCATGTTCATTCCGGTCCTGGATCTGGTGCTGGCGATCGTGCGGCGGGTGCGCGCGGGGGTCAGTTTCTCCACGCCGGACAAAATGCATCTGCATCACCGGCTGCTGCAGATCGGCCATTCCCAGCGCCGCGTGGTGCTGCTGATCTACATGTGGGTCGGAATCCTGGCATTCGGAGCGGTCGGTACGTCGCTGATGGATCGCCGGCTGGTATTGCTGTTGCTCGCCGCGGGCCTGCTTTTCGCACTCCTGGTGACGGCGGTGCCGTCGTTGCGCGTGGCGGTGGGGCTGCGGCGCCGCATTCCGCGCGACCGGACGCCGTGAGCTACGCCACGGCGAGCAAATCGGGCGCTACGCGGCCCTGACGCCGTCGAGTACAGTGGGCAGCCGTGAACGCCGAATCCCACGACTCTGACCGGCAGCCGGGCGAGGCGCCCGTACGCGCCCCCCGCGCGGACGATTCGGCGCTGCGGGCCGCCCTGCGCTACGGCGTGGGCGGGCTGGCCGTGCTGGTGGTGGTCTCGGCCGTGGTGTCGACCGTCGTCGCCGGCCTGCCGGGCCTGTGGGGTGCGCTGATCGGCGCGGCCATCGGCGGATTCTTCATTCTCGCCACCGCGGTGCTGGTGCTGCGCACCGCGTCGCTGGATACCGGCATCCAGGGCATGGTGATGCTCGCGAGCTGGGTCGGCAAACTTCTGGTCGTCGTGATCGTTGTGGCGGTTCTCAAACACTTCGATTTTTATAGCCGAGGCGCATTATTCCTGACAGTACTGGGTGCGTTGCTCATCGTACTGGGTGCGGAAACGTACGGCCTGCTGCGCCAACGGGTTCCGTATGTCGATAGCTGACGGGATGCCGTCGATCAAGATCGACAATTTGGATATGGGCACCCCCTACACAGCGTCGTAGATACCTTGGTAAACTCTTTACCGTAAGCACACGAAACCGGGGGTCGATCCCCTACGATCGATACCGGCAGGTTATGCTTACTGCCGTGCCGGACCTGCATGGTTCGGCTCTGCACCGTCGACGATGTCGCCGACGTACAGACGCCAGGGGCGGTAACTCCGCACAGCTGCTGACGAACTTCGAGCCGACTCGAGTCGACCACCAGATCGTCAATGTCCGATCGAACCGTAGGCTAGCGATAGCCTGCGGCCCGAACACGGGAGAGAACGCTGAGCGTCACCACCTTGGCCGGCGAGTTTCACGCGCCGTCCCTAGATGACTTCTTCCCGAAGGCTGTGCTCTTCCAGGGAACGGTCTTCGAGCTGGACCGATTGATGCTCATTCGCATCCTCATGTCGGCAGTGCTGATCGCGATCCTGATGGTCGCTTTCCGGCGGCCGCAGATCGTCCCGCGTGGTCTACAGAACGTCGCCGAATCCGGCTTGATGTTCGTCCGCGAGCAGATCTGCGACGAGGTCCTCGGCAAGGAAACCGGCAAACGGTATTTCCCGCTGATCGCGACCATCTTCTTCACGGTGTTGTTCCTGAACTTCTCGGGTGTCATCCCGTTCCTGAACATCTCCTCCAACGCGCGTATCGGTATGCCGTTGGTGCTGGCCGTGATCGCGTACATCGCCTTCAACTACATCGGAATCAAGAAGTACGGCTTCTGGAAGTACATGCGCTCGTCCATCGTGGTGCCCGATGTGCCGCCCGCGATGCACGTGCTGCTGATTCCGATCGAGTTCATCTCGACCTTCGTCCTGCGCCCGTTCACGCTGACCGTCCGTCTGATGGCGAACATGCTGGCCGGCCACATCATGCTGGTGTTGTTCTTCAGCGCGACACAGTTCTTCCTGTTCGACGGTGCCGCATGGATGAAGGGCCTGTCCCCGTTCTCGCTGCTCGGCGGCTTCGCCTTCACGCTCTTCGAGCTGTTGGTGATCTTCCTGCAGGCGTACGTCTTCGCGCTGCTGACCGCTGTGTACATCGGTCTCGCGCAGCACGCGGACGCGCATTAACTCGCACAAGAACTGACCCACACGCCGTCGGGCGGGTGGGCAACAGAAAGGGATAAGAAAACTCATGAGCCTCTCCTACGTGGCCACCACTCTCGCCGACAACGCGCCGAAGGCGACGGGTTACGGCGCGATCGGTTACGGTCTGGCGGCCATCGGCCCCGGCATCGGTGTCGGCATCGTCGTCGGTAAGGCGATCGAGGGCTTCGCCCGTCAGCCCGAACTGGCCGGCCAGATCCGGACCAACATGTTCCTGGGCATCGCGTTCACCGAGGCGCTGGCCCTGATCGGCCTCGTCGCCGGCTTCATCTTCTGATTGCCATGAACGAGATGTATCTGCTCGCGGCGGACGAGGGTAGTTCCGATCACAACCCCTTGCTCCCCGAGCCATACGACATCATCTGGTCGGCGGTCTGCATCGTCGTCATCGGGTTCGTCTTCTTCAAGTACGTGATCCCGCGGCTGACGAAGGTACTCGACGAGCGTTCCGAGAAGATCGAAGGCGGTATCGCCAAGGCCGAGGCCGCACAGGCCCAGGCCCAGCAGACGCTGCAGGCATACCAGCAGCAACTCGCCGAGGCCCGCCTCGAGGCCGCGCGCATCCGCGAGGACGCGCGCACCCAGGGTCAGCAGATCCTGGCCCAGATGAAGGCCGACGCGCAGGCCGAGGCCGACCGCATCGTCGCCGCCGGGCATTCCCAGCTCGAGGCGCAGCGGCAGCAGATCGTCACCGAGCTGCGTGGCGAACTCGGCCGCACGGCGGTCGATCTGGCCGAGAAGATCATCGGCCAATCTGTGTCGGATGCGGCCAAACAGGCGGCGTCGATCGACCAGTTCCTCGCAGAATTGGACGAACAGGCCGGCATCGGGGTCGGAAGGTAACGACCACCTGCGCGGGTCGGTGGTCGATGGAGGTATGCGGAGTGACCTCGTAGGCTGCGCCGCGAAGGTAAAACCAACACAGTGAAAGTGGGAAGCATGTACGCAGCGAGCCGTGAGGCGAGTTCCCGAGCCCGGGAAGCTCTTTCGGCCGCACTGGCCGGGAGCGACACCGTCGCCGCCACGACGGGTTCCGAATTGTTCGCCGTTGTCGCCGTTCTCGACGACCAGCGCTCGCTGCGTGTGGCGCTCGCGGATAAGTCGGTGTCCAGTTCGGCGCGTGCCGAGCTGGCCGAGCGCGTTTTCGGCGGCAAGATCAGCGCGGCCACCCAGGCCGTGCTGACCACGGCCGTCGCCGAGGACTGGTCCCGGACCGGGGACCTGGTCGACACGCTGGAGCTGCTCGGCCAGGAGGCGCTGTTGCGCGCGGCGGCCGATCGCGGCCGCCTCGACGTCGTCGAGGACGAGTTGTTCCGGCTGAGCCGCATAGTCGAGGCCAACCCCGAGTTGGAGCAGGCGCTGGGCGATCGCGGCAAGCCCGCACAGGCCAAGCGTGAACTGATCGAGCGCCTGCTGCACGGGAAGGTGCGCGACGTCACGCTGGAGCTGACCGAGCAGGCCGTGAGCCGCCGGCGCGGTGACATCGGCGCGGCGTTCGATCACCTGTCGGATCTGGCGGCGTCGTTGCGGCAGCAGGTCGTCGCGCACGTGCGCGCGGCGGTCGATCTGACCGAGCAGCAGCGGGACCAGCTGGCGGCCTCGTTGCAGCGCCTCTACGACAAGCAGATCACCGTGCACGTGCAGGTCGATCCGAGCCTGCTGGCCGGTGTCGTCGTGCACATCGGCGACGACGTGATCGATGGCAGTGCCCTCGGCCGGCTGCAGCGCCTGCGCCAGTCCCTGACGTGAGCACGTGTGTCAGTCCTGACGTGCGGGCCACCCGGCACGGCGCCTAACCTACCGACAATCCAGACCAGACAGCGAGAGCAGGAACAACCATGGCGGAGCTGACGATCTCCACCGATGAGATCCGTAGCGCGATCGAGAGCTACACCCAGTCCTACACGCCGGAGACCTCCATCGAGGAGATCGGCGTCGTCACCGACACCGGTGACGGTATCGCCCACATCAGTGGCCTGCCCTCGGCGATGGCCAACGAGCTGCTCGAATTCCCGGGCGGTGTGCTGGGTGTCGCACTGAACCTCGAGGACACCTCGATCGGTGCGGTCATCCTCGGTGAGTTCGACACCATCGAAGAGGGCCAGCAGGTCCGTCGCACCGGCGACGTGCTCTCGGTGCCGGTCGGCGACGCCTTCCTCGGCCGCGTGGTCAATCCGCTCGGTCAGGCCATCGACGGCCTCGGCGATATCGCCGCCGAGGAGCGCCGCGTGCTCGAGCTGCAGGCCGCGACCGTGCTGGAGCGTCAGCCGGTCGGTGAGCCGCTGGCCACCGGCATCACGGCGATCGACGCCCTGACCGCCATCGGCCGCGGCCAGCGTCAGCTGGTCATCGGCGACCGCAAGACCGGTAAGACCGCGGTCTGCGTCGACGCCATCCTGAACCAGAAGGCCAACTGGGAGACCGGCGACCCGACCAAGCAGGTCCGCTGCATCTACGTCGCCATCGGCCAGAAGGGCTCCACCATCGCGGGCGTGAAGACCGCGCTCGAGGCGCACGGCGCCATGGAGTACACCACCATCGTCGCGGCCCCGGCCTCCGACTCGGCGGGCTTCAAGTGGCTGGCCCCCTACACCGGTTCGGCCATCGGCCAGCACTGGATGTACCAGGGCAAGCACGTCCTGATCGTGTTCGACGACCTGACCAAGCAGGCCGAGGCCTACCGCGCCATCTCGCTGCTGCTGCGCCGCCCGCCGGGCCGCGAGGCGTACCCGGGTGACGTCTTCTACCTGCACTCCCGGCTGCTGGAGCGTTGCGCGAAGCTGTCCGACGAGATGGGCGCGGGCTCGATGACCGGTCTGCCGATCATCGAGACCAAGGCCAACGACGTCTCGGCGTTCATCCCGACCAACGTCATCTCGATCACCGACGGCCAGGTCTTCCTGGAGTCCGACCTGTTCAACAAGGGCGTCCGCCCGGCGATCAACGTCGGTACCTCGGTCTCCCGTGTCGGTGGCGCCGCCCAGACCAAGGGCATGAAGAAGGTCGCCGGTTCGCTGCGTCTGGAGCTGGCCTCCTACCGCGAGCTGGAGGCGTTCTCCGCCTTCGCCTCCGACCTGGACGCCGCCTCGCTGGCCCAGCTCGAGCGCGGCGCCCGCTGGGTCGAGCTGCTCAAGCAGAATCAGTACTCGCCGGTCTCGGTCGAGGACCAGATCGTGTCGATCTACCTGGTCGACGCCGGCTACTACGACTCGGTGCCGGTCGGCGACGTCCGCCGGTTCAACGCCGACCTGCTGGATCACCTGCACCGCAACGCGGCCGACGCCTTCAAGGCGATCGCCGGCGGCAAGGTGCTCGAGGATGAGTCGGCCGATCTGATCAAGGCCGAGACCGAGAAGTTCAAGCAGGGCTTCCTCGCCTCCGACGGCAGCCGGGTCGTGAACGAGGCCGCCGCGGGCGAACTGGACCACGAAGAGGTCGAGTCGCTGGCCGTCACCCGCAAGCACGTCGAGAAGTAGGCGACACTGCCCATGGGACCGACGATCCACGACGCACGAATGAGGGGAGTGTGAGATGCCTAGTGTGCGCGAACTGCGCTCCCGCATTCGTAGCGTGAGCTCGATCAAGAAGATCACCAAGGCCCAGGAGCTGATCGCGACCTCGCGAATCAGCAAGGCCCAGGCCCGGGTCGCCGCCGCGAAGCCGTATGCGGAGGAGATCACCAAGGTGCTCGTCGAACTGGCGAGCGCCTCGCAGAGCCTGACCCATCCGCTGCTGATCGAACGGCCCGCGCCGACCCGGGCGGCCGTCCTGGTCATCAGCAGCGACCGCGGGATGTGCGGTGGCTACAACTCGAACGTGTTCCGGCGCGCCGAGGAGCTCATGACCACGCTGCGTGGCGAGGGCAAGGAGCCGGTGCTGTACGTGATGGGCGCGAAGGGCCTGACGTACTACACCTTCCGCGGCCGGAACCTGTTCGGTTCCTGGACCGGATTCTCGCAGGAGCCGCACTACACCAACGCCTCGGCCGCCTGTAACCACCTGGTGGAGGCGTTCATGGCCGGTGGCGAGAACGAGGTGCCGC from Nocardia sp. BMG111209 harbors:
- a CDS encoding MarR family winged helix-turn-helix transcriptional regulator, encoding MSRSSSSGSAAADAELVGALLGSFGRFRRQVARLAGRSFDRSGVSDSQAEFLRLVGRNPGISVKAAAAEMGLAANSVSTFVTALVHADLLMREQDPADRRVTRLSLPVPVQRLVDETRRRRHTFITAALDELTAEERADLIRGLAAVNRMTDLLHEREQGEVSR
- a CDS encoding ABC transporter ATP-binding protein produces the protein MTSDSPAAPHDSPGGVPAVECVGLTHRYGEHAVVDNLDLSIDRGEVFGLLGPNGAGKTTTIRLLATLMPVQSGTVRVLGFEVGKRDTDIRYNLGYVPQQLSIEGTLTGRQNVTWFARLFDVPRAERAERVDEVLAAMDLLDVADRLAAGYSGGMVRRLELAQALVNRPALLILDEPTVGLDPIARDSVWARVRELRDRFHTTVLLTTHYMAEADVLCDRIALLHKGVLRAVGAPAALKAALGPEATLEDVFRHYADARLVEENDSEGGLRGVRSTRRTAQRAG
- a CDS encoding ABC transporter permease; the protein is MSEARVEPLSAPAEFPPLRHAPHGPARLLVLASRVGTFALIELQKLRHDRTELVTRAVQPALWMLIFGTTFSRLRSIPTGSLPYLDFLAPGIIAQSALFIAIFYGIQIIWDRDAGILNKLMVTPTPRSALIAGKCFAAGVRSVAQVVIIVVLSLVMGVHMTVNPLKLLGAVVAVMLGASFFSCLSMTIAGLVGQRDRLMGIGQAITMPLFFASNALYPLDLMPGWLKVISHINPLSYEVEILRGLLVGAGYRLWLDLGVLILAAVVGIVCASSLLGRLTR
- a CDS encoding L-threonylcarbamoyladenylate synthase; the protein is MSIVYDCSDPDSRSAGLTAARTTLKSGRLAVIPTDTVYGLAADAFDSAAVSSLLAAKRRGRDMPVPVLVGSWNTIDGLVFHVQQQTRDLIRAFWPGGLSLVVQQAPSLAWDLGDARGTVMLRMPLHPVALELLREVGPLAVSSANVSGQPAAATVGEARDQLGELVGVYLDGGKAEHGVASTIVDLTGDRPRVLRAGAVTVDQVAEVLGMPADELTAEPTR
- a CDS encoding MraY family glycosyltransferase, which produces MVFSQGAVVPLRELLLVLLISAVATMLAVGGVRVLAIAFGAVAIPRERDVHTKPTPRMGGVGMYIGIVAAVLFAHQLPALRRGFDFAPDIPAVLVAGTLIVLVGIIDDRWGLDAFTKFVGQITAAGVMAVMGLSWVLIYNPFTNSTVVLDQLVGGLATVLITVTMINAMNFVDGMDGLAAGLGLIAAVAVFVFSIGLLYEQGGSTDTYPPALLAAALAGACLGFLPHNFQPARIFMGDSGSMLIGLMLAAISTGASGRIPLQGYGTRDIVGLLSPLFLVGAVMFIPVLDLVLAIVRRVRAGVSFSTPDKMHLHHRLLQIGHSQRRVVLLIYMWVGILAFGAVGTSLMDRRLVLLLLAAGLLFALLVTAVPSLRVAVGLRRRIPRDRTP
- the atpB gene encoding F0F1 ATP synthase subunit A, translating into MLFQGTVFELDRLMLIRILMSAVLIAILMVAFRRPQIVPRGLQNVAESGLMFVREQICDEVLGKETGKRYFPLIATIFFTVLFLNFSGVIPFLNISSNARIGMPLVLAVIAYIAFNYIGIKKYGFWKYMRSSIVVPDVPPAMHVLLIPIEFISTFVLRPFTLTVRLMANMLAGHIMLVLFFSATQFFLFDGAAWMKGLSPFSLLGGFAFTLFELLVIFLQAYVFALLTAVYIGLAQHADAH
- a CDS encoding ATP synthase F0 subunit C — its product is MSLSYVATTLADNAPKATGYGAIGYGLAAIGPGIGVGIVVGKAIEGFARQPELAGQIRTNMFLGIAFTEALALIGLVAGFIF
- a CDS encoding F0F1 ATP synthase subunit B, with amino-acid sequence MNEMYLLAADEGSSDHNPLLPEPYDIIWSAVCIVVIGFVFFKYVIPRLTKVLDERSEKIEGGIAKAEAAQAQAQQTLQAYQQQLAEARLEAARIREDARTQGQQILAQMKADAQAEADRIVAAGHSQLEAQRQQIVTELRGELGRTAVDLAEKIIGQSVSDAAKQAASIDQFLAELDEQAGIGVGR
- a CDS encoding F0F1 ATP synthase subunit delta → MYAASREASSRAREALSAALAGSDTVAATTGSELFAVVAVLDDQRSLRVALADKSVSSSARAELAERVFGGKISAATQAVLTTAVAEDWSRTGDLVDTLELLGQEALLRAAADRGRLDVVEDELFRLSRIVEANPELEQALGDRGKPAQAKRELIERLLHGKVRDVTLELTEQAVSRRRGDIGAAFDHLSDLAASLRQQVVAHVRAAVDLTEQQRDQLAASLQRLYDKQITVHVQVDPSLLAGVVVHIGDDVIDGSALGRLQRLRQSLT
- the atpA gene encoding F0F1 ATP synthase subunit alpha — protein: MAELTISTDEIRSAIESYTQSYTPETSIEEIGVVTDTGDGIAHISGLPSAMANELLEFPGGVLGVALNLEDTSIGAVILGEFDTIEEGQQVRRTGDVLSVPVGDAFLGRVVNPLGQAIDGLGDIAAEERRVLELQAATVLERQPVGEPLATGITAIDALTAIGRGQRQLVIGDRKTGKTAVCVDAILNQKANWETGDPTKQVRCIYVAIGQKGSTIAGVKTALEAHGAMEYTTIVAAPASDSAGFKWLAPYTGSAIGQHWMYQGKHVLIVFDDLTKQAEAYRAISLLLRRPPGREAYPGDVFYLHSRLLERCAKLSDEMGAGSMTGLPIIETKANDVSAFIPTNVISITDGQVFLESDLFNKGVRPAINVGTSVSRVGGAAQTKGMKKVAGSLRLELASYRELEAFSAFASDLDAASLAQLERGARWVELLKQNQYSPVSVEDQIVSIYLVDAGYYDSVPVGDVRRFNADLLDHLHRNAADAFKAIAGGKVLEDESADLIKAETEKFKQGFLASDGSRVVNEAAAGELDHEEVESLAVTRKHVEK
- a CDS encoding F0F1 ATP synthase subunit gamma: MPSVRELRSRIRSVSSIKKITKAQELIATSRISKAQARVAAAKPYAEEITKVLVELASASQSLTHPLLIERPAPTRAAVLVISSDRGMCGGYNSNVFRRAEELMTTLRGEGKEPVLYVMGAKGLTYYTFRGRNLFGSWTGFSQEPHYTNASAACNHLVEAFMAGGENEVPLPDTPASRESGTAGTIAGVDEIHIVYTRFVSMLSQVPEVRRLAPMQVTYVDENFDLGDGMLQDSPNAQVSSLYEFEPDADKLLGALLPKYINTRIYASLLEAAASESAARRTAMKAATDNATEMQASLTRQANSVRQAQITQEISEIVGGANALASSSSD